The Teredinibacter sp. KSP-S5-2 genomic interval AAATACATGGTTAAAACTGGACTTACTGTTAAAGCCCGAATCATATGCAATAGAAATAATTTTATCGGAAGACCTTCGCAAGCGCTGTTCCGCTTCCTTAACTCGGTAGCCGTTAATAAAGTCACAGAAGTTTTTATCAAACGCCTGATTGATAACATGGGAAACTTCGTGCGCGCTGGAACCCAGTTGTTGAGCTAAATCCGATAGGGTCAAGTTTCCATCGAGATACAATTGTTTTTCATCCATCACTGAAAGTAGTCGCAGCTTTAAGCGCTCATCAACATCATGATGTTCAGCAGGCTGGGTGTGGTTAATTTCCACTTCATGAACAACAAATACCTTAGGTTGAGCCAAGCCCAAATAGGCCAATAAGAAGATCCAGATGGTCGCGGGGATATAGGATAGGGTGGGCAAAAACCAATTCCACGGTGGAGAGAAGATAAACATAAAACTGACAATGGCCAACACCCCCAACCACATAACAAGTTGATAAACTGTCATACCATATAGCCAACGAATATTGATTCGATCAACATCCGAAAGCTGGCTTTTCATTCTTTTTCTATAGCGTCTCAAATACAGAAAATTAAAAATAGCGTAGCCTAAACCCACGTACGCCCCAACAT includes:
- a CDS encoding AraC family transcriptional regulator, with the protein product MTYFALLFGITKSLYMLGTVQCLILALFLFLSKRNTYANRILAAWVLLFAFELTQIVVMMLGMRETNFYVSFDSLYGVLFFFYLRSFSYGKGFAKTDLLHFILPCLCFIYLFMTNDNVGAYVGLGYAIFNFLYLRRYRKRMKSQLSDVDRINIRWLYGMTVYQLVMWLGVLAIVSFMFIFSPPWNWFLPTLSYIPATIWIFLLAYLGLAQPKVFVVHEVEINHTQPAEHHDVDERLKLRLLSVMDEKQLYLDGNLTLSDLAQQLGSSAHEVSHVINQAFDKNFCDFINGYRVKEAEQRLRRSSDKIISIAYDSGFNSKSSFNHVFKQMTQHTPSEYRKKFAELGQRVETLPAE